Proteins from one Ranitomeya variabilis isolate aRanVar5 chromosome 1, aRanVar5.hap1, whole genome shotgun sequence genomic window:
- the LOC143799918 gene encoding uncharacterized protein LOC143799918 has product MDFRAKEIAWRSHIDQVFGGDVSITQQATDRRWEEQVMELQNMVIKRTKLWWNCSFLEGYQNRKMIPRGLRVRVIPTFPVEDAAFISGWEEACNNCSGQLMKLLGDYNKGIIEQLDASIKVAEEELKKCGTVEQLDLCNKQIEKSLENVVKKIQDTQSSKIGRDRHDYECKRVYLWRKSRQGDGQMRRAQSQSSISSVSDTSERSTSSVTTRSRMTTRNQRDFMFHPYRRDDSSTEPRKYNNKVINLSSHDFTDIDLELLEKGLSFSPAAPFDVFEAVKDLHLFARSLIFKKYFFDGNLAALFPTEEEQIALRTLEELAVEHDTPEGGMIPTSIRSRSKKFPPLSSCPNVDLFVQLVTKDFQGIPKHIYKDNLTAEERGRLRVLQDLGDVVFKPADKGGNVVVWPNSMYEKEAYRQLNNKVCYKKLTFNPLSAFSKQLGDIVKQARDAGTITNELASALLTSDSTIPTFYLLPKIHKDTKTPPGRPIISGRGNYLEKVNQWIDSKLQPLVLSLPSYLKDTGEFLRLMDGVSLGDEELLVTADVESLYTSIRHSDGLRAVKFFLDASNSSIEIKTLICDLLEFSLTHNFFVFKGSFFLQLQGTAMGAPFAPAYANLFLGLLQEFMTSLNDNTSNIKLTYKFDGNAIEFLDVMTKRDVHDPLPSSLVTFEN; this is encoded by the exons ATGGACTTCAGAGCCAAGGAAATAGCTTGGCGTTCACATATTGATCAGGTGTTCGGAGGTGATGTTTCCATCACACAGCAGGCTACCGATCGCAGATGGGAGGAACAAGTTATGGAGCTACAAAATATGGTGATAAAACGGACAAAACTTTGGTGGAACTGTAGCTTTTTGGAAGGGTACCAAAATAGAAAAATGATCCCACGTGGCCTTAGAGTTCGGGTTATCCCTACTTTTCCTGTGGAGGATGCGGCCTTCATTTCGGGTTGGGAGGAGGCGTGCAATAATTGTTCTGGTCAACTTATGAAGTTATTGGGAGATTATAATAAAGGTATCATTGAACAGTTGGATGCATCTATTAAAGTGGCAGAGGAGGAATTGAAAAAATGTGGGACTGTGGAACAACTTGACCTATGCAATAAACAAATTGAGAAATCCTTGGAAAATGTGGTTAAAAAAATTCAAGATACCCAGTCATCCAAAATTGGTAGAGATCGTCATGACTACGAGTGTAAAAGGGTGTACCTGTGGAGAAAAAGTAGACAAGGCGATGGACAGATGAGGCGGGCCCAGTCTCAGTCGTCCATCTCTTCTGTAAGTGATACTTCGGAACGATCTACATCGTCAGTGACCACACGGTCAAGAATGACCACACGGAACCAGAGAGATTTTATGTTTCATCCTTACAGACGAGATGATTCCTCCACGGAACCCCGTAAATATAACAACAAGGTAATTAACCTTAGCTCACATGATTTTACTGACATTGATTTAGAACTATTAGAGAAGGGCCTATCTTTTTCACCTGCAGCACCATTTGATGTATTTGAGGCTGTAAAAGATCTTCACCTCTTTGCCAGATCATTAATTTTCAAAAAATACTTCTTTGATGGTAATCTGGCTGCACTcttccccacagaggaagaacagatagcCCTTCGTACTTTGGAAGAGTTGGCAGTTGAACACGACACCCCTGAAGGAGGTATGATCCCAACCTCCATTCGTTCTAGATCTAAAAAATTCCCTCCCCTGTCTTCATGTCCAAATGTAGATTTATTTGTACAATTGGTTACCAAAGATTTTCAGGGAATCCCCAAACATATCTATAAAGATAATTTAACAGCTGAGGAGAGGGGGCGTCTTCGTGTCCTTCAAGATCTTGGGGATGTTGTgtttaagccggcggacaaggggggtaacgtggtGGTGTGGCCTAACTCaatgtatgagaaggaggcctatcgccagttaaacaacaaagtttgttacaaaaaactcacgtttaaccccttgtccgccttctcTAAACAACTTGGTGATATTGTGAAACAGGCTAGAGATGCGGGTACCATTACCAATGAATTAGCATCAGCATTATTGACAAGTGATTCTACAATTCCTACAttctatcttctccccaagatACACAAGGACACAAAGACGCCCCCTGGGCGTCCTATAATATCTGGTAGAGGTAATTACCTCGAGAAGGTAAACCAATGGATCGACTCTAAGCTGCAGCCATTGGTTTTAAGTCTTCCGTCGTATCTTAAAGATACGGGTGAATTCCTGAGACTTATGGATGGGGTCAGTCTCGGGGATGAGGAATTATTAGTTACAGCCGACGTCGAGTCGTTGTACACCAGCATTCGACACTCCGATGGCCTTCGAGCGGTCAAGTTCTTCTTAGATGCATCCAACTCTTCAATTGAAATCAAAACACTTATTTGTGATCTCCTGGAATTTTctttaactcataatttttttgtctttaaggggtccttcttcctgcagctccaaggaacagcaatgGGTGCCCCTTTTGCCCCTGCCTACGCcaatctgttcttggggct TCTGCAGGAATTTATGACATCCCTCAATGATAACACCAGtaatatcaaattgacatataaaTTCGATGGCAATGCCATCGAATTCTTAGATGTCATGACTAAACGAGATGTTcatg ATCCACTGCCTTCTTCTCTAGTCACCTTTGAAAA TTag